ATCCTTCCCATCCTGTATGGCTATAGAGAAgtttgttgtgttgtgtagGGCACCCATGACATGGCACATAAAATTTGATAACAAATTAATGTCTATAACTTCATCTATATCGAGGtcgttatatttttctttcctttttattgtCGTTAGTAGTATGTGGCCAGGTAGAAGTGGTTTGTTGTTAACAAATCCATACGAGTGCTCTGTGGTTATGAACACCTCCCGTTTGTCAATTTCGAACATCCCAAACTGGTACTTTTCGCAGCTCCGATTTTTGTGCCACTTTAGTTTCGCCAGAATTTGCTTGTACTTATCCATTGTGAAGGTGGTAACAGAGGGGGGCACCTGTCTGCTAAATTCGGGGAATCAAATGCGTCCAGAATGAGTAAAGAGGAGCAGAGAGGAAACGAGCACGGAGGAGGAACTTCAAAAGTACAATCATAAAATGGTCACAAGTACGTTTGTGTCGCGCCACATCTCACCACTGCACCGCCTTACGAACAATCGCGGACTGCATATAGCCGCGGAGCTtatttttcgccttttttacctttcctGTGTTTTTCCGTTCTCGGATGGGAAGTTCAATTACATGTGCCGCAAAAcaggataaggaaaaaaaaaaaaaaaaaaaggtgaagaataaatctcttaattttttaactatTTTGTCGCCAcctttgcacatttttttgcaagtgacttttttttttttttttccctttgacACTTAAGGCTCATTGGTTTGTGCTTAAATTGCCTTGTAAAATCTCATGGGACAGGGGACAAACGCGCGCTCCGCACGTTACACGTGGGGAAGTGtgaaatatacatatatttatatgcatgtacgtcCACACAGACGGGGGGAGGGAGTGGGAACACCTTTTTGCGCACTCTCTCGTGGCAACCACTCAGCGGAGAACTACTATGATCCAATCTTTCCATGACGACCCTTTCAAGCGTGCACACACCAATGATTAGTTGTACCCCaaatgatgttttttttttataatgagCTCATTAGACTCTTCCCTTAGAATGCAACCTTGGcacagaaaaatgtattatGGGAGTATGTTTGCATATCGGAAGATGCCCACTCAGGAGCTCTGAGGAACCCTATCCCACCCATGTGGTGGGTATGTCATCAGTGCTAGGAATATCCCCGCCGAAATGTTTGCCCAACAGTGATCCTTCATATGCTTGTGTGCATACGCAATACCCGTATGATCCTGAACATGTGCATACCGcacgttaatttttttaacaatttttgaCTGCTTCATAAAATTTCCGCTTGGATGTATTCCtctcaaaaaaggaaacattttccattttttttttttttttttttctactttcgCTGGGAAATTCCTTCGAAAAGGGGGAGGCCAAAGATATGCGCTGTTTTGCTTTTATTGCCCCAAATATTTACTGCGTAGAGGGAACCCTTTTAAGCGAACGTACATTTTGGCTGCGCGTTTACTTCATCGACCTTTTCTTACCAACATTTTGGAGCCATTTTCGCGCTTACTAAGAACGatgttatgtatatatataatcgCGGCCGCAATAaattcacatatatatgtgtatatgtatatatatactatatgtgtttttttttttttttttttttttttttttttcattttcggtGTTCCGCGCTGCTTGCTTTTTTCTCCAGCCTTTTGCATTGCTTAATTTGTTCATCACCCGTTCGTCACATGTTTATCTTTGTAcgtaataatattttatatattttttcttaattaaAAGAAGGTCCCCAAAGGGGAAATGCGCtttataaagaaaaacaataCCGCTCAGCAGGAGCGCATCATGACATGCATTTCACCTTTTTCGTGGGAAGTTTGAAACAtatcagaagaaaaaactcaGTTCAGATTATCATTCCCCTTTCAGCTTTACATGGTGACAATGCTGAAGTGATGAAAACGCTATTGTGATTTTTCAGTGCCAGAGGAAGCGCTGACGAAAACGCGGAGGCCAGCGCAAGCGCCCATGCGAACGTCTACACCAACGTCAGTGCAAATGCCAATGCAAGCTCCTGTGTCA
This genomic window from Plasmodium knowlesi strain H genome assembly, chromosome: 4 contains:
- a CDS encoding histidine triad protein, putative; its protein translation is MDKYKQILAKLKWHKNRSCEKYQFGMFEIDKREVFITTEHSYGFVNNKPLLPGHILLTTIKRKEKYNDLDIDEVIDINLLSNFMCHVMGALHNTTNFSIAIQDGKDAGQTVEQVHIHIIPRKSSDYKNNDNIYKDMTKLNWGYGRDVVCSSCKNLVKVPLKGPVEENFKLEEFNTTMRSIDEMEVEANTIKSYIEVNFASP